The genomic segment CGCCGAGAAGGCCGAGCAGGAACGTGCCGCCGCCAAGGAGCGCGAAGAGATCAAGGCCCGTGCCGCCCGCGCGGCCGAGCGCGAGCGCCTCAACACCTATGTCGCCCCGATCAGCGGCTCGTACATCTCCACCGGCTACAAGGCCGGCGGCGCCGTCTGGTCCTCCGGCAGCCACACCGGCGTCGACTTCCACGCCGCGTCCGGCACCGCCGTCCACGCGGTGGGTTCCGGCACCGTCGTCGAGGCGGGCTGGGGTGGCGCGTACGGCAACAACATCGTCATCAAGATGACCGACGGCACGTACACGCAGTACGGCCACCTGTCGTCCATCGGCGTCTCCGTCGGCCAGACGGTCACCCCCGGCCAGCAGATAGGCCTCTCCGGGGCGACCGGCAACGTCACCGGCGCGCATCTGCACTTCGAGGCCCGGACGACGGCCGAGTACGGCTCGGACATCGACCCCGCCGCGTACCTGCGTTCGCACGGCGTGAACGTCTGACGCACCACTCGACGCTTCCCAGGAGGCCCCGGCTCACCGAGCCGGGGCTTTCCGCGTTGTGACGTACCTCCTGTCCAAAAAATATCCCTGGATTCCGGTCCGCCATCGGAAATTCCGGCTCGCTGCAATAGAGTCGCTGGAACACACGTCAATCATCGACGTTTCACGGGGATTAAGGCGGAGGTCGGTCATGCGTATTCCGGCGCACTCGGTATGCACGGCGATCCGTGATGACATCGTCGCGGGTGTCTACGAGCGCGGCAGCCGTCTCACCGAGGAACTGCTCGCCCGCCGGTACGGCGTCAGCCGGGTCCCCGTGCGCGAGGCGCTGCGCACGCTGGAGGCCGAGGGCTTCGTGGTGACCCGTCGGCACGCGGGCGCGTGCGTCGCCGAGCCGACGGAGCAGGAGGCCGCCGACCTGCTGGAGATGCGCATGCTGCTGGAGCCACTGGGCGCCGCCCGCGCCGCGCAGCGCCGCACGGAAGCACACCTGAAGGTGCTGCGCGGCCTGGTCAGACTGGGCCAGGAGCGGGCCAGGAGGGGGAACAGCGAGGATCTGCGCTCCCTGGGCGGCTGGTTCCACGAGACGCTCGCACAGGCGTCCGGCAGCCCCGCGCTGACCTCGACGCTCGCCCAGCTGCGGCACAAGATCGCCTGGATGTACGCCATCGAGGCGCCGGCCAACCCCGTGGAGTCCTGGGCGGAGCACGGCGGCATCGTGGACGCGGTCGCGCGCGGCGACAGCGACCGGGCCCGGACGATCACGTCCCTGCACACCGAGCGCGCCACCGCCGCACACCGGCTCCGATTTCCGTCCGGGGCCGGCGGGACGGAACGCCCCGACCGTGTGAGGACTTCGCAACACCCCGTAAACACGCCGAGTCTGCGGCATTAACACAGGAGCCGTATACAAAGAGGGAAGAATTCCGAAGGGCATTTTTCCTGCTGCCCGCAGAACGGAAAAGGACGAAAAGGCGAAGGGCCCGCCCGATAAATCGGACGAGCCCTTCGGTGTGTCTGCGGGTGGCCTTTCAGGCCTTTTCCGCTTTATTCGGCCGGGTCGCTCAGACCGTCTCGGGGAGTTCTTCGAGTCCCTCGGCCACGAGCTTCGCCAGACGGTCGAGCGCGATGTCCGCGCCCTCGGCCTCGGAAGCGAGCACGATCTCCTCGCCGCCCTGGGCGCCGAGGCCCAGCACCGCCAGCATGGAGGCCGCGTTGACGGGGTTGCCGTCGGCCTTGGCGATCGTCACGGGGATACCGGAGGCCGTGGTGGCCCGGACGAAGATGGATGCGGGTCGGGCGTGGAGGCCCTCGGCCCAGCCGACGTTGACGCGGCGCTCAGCCATGTGATGCTGCCCTTCAGGTGTCTCGGGTACTTCAGAGAGGTCTAGACCAGATTGTCTAGACCAGTTTCCCATATGGCGCGGCGTACCGGAACGGGCCCACGGCCTGACCACGAACCGGCTTCCGCGCGTCTGTTGCGCTTCCCCAGACTGCCCCGCGCCGTTGTCGTACGCGAGCCGTACTCTGGGGCCCATGCAGACCTCGTCGGACCGGCACGAGTACCCCGCCCACTGGGAGGCCGACGTGGTGCTGCGCGACGGCGGCACCGCACGCATCAGGCCCATCACCGTTGATGACGCCGAGCGTCTCGTCAGCTTCTACGAGCAGGTCTCGGACGAGTCGAAGTACTACCGCTTCTTCGCGCCCTACCCTCGCCTGTCCGCCAAGGACGTCCACCGCTTCACGCACCACGACTTCGTGGACCGGGTGGGGCTCGCCGCCACCGTCGGCGGCGAGTTCATCGCCACGGTACGCTACGACCGCATCGGCGCCGACGGAACGCCCGCGTCCGCCCCCGCCGACGAGGCCGAGGTCGCCTTCCTCGTCCAGGACGCCCACCAGGGTCGCGGCGTCGCCTCCGCCCTCCTCGAACACATCGCCGCCGTCGCCCGCGAGCGCGACATCAGACGCTTCGCCGCCGAGGTGCTCCCCGCCAACTCCAAGATGATCAAAGTGTTCACCGACGCCGGGTACCAGCAGAAGCGCAGCTTCGAGGACGGCGTCGTCCGCCTGGAGTTCGACCTGGAGCCCACCGACCGCTCCCTCGCCGTCCAGCGCGCCCGCGAGCAGCGAGCCGAGGCCAGGTCCGTACAGCGGCTGCTGGCCCCCGGCTCGGTCGCCGTCATCGGCGCCGGGCGCACGCCGGGCGGAGTGGGCCGCAGCGTGCTCGCCAATCTGCGGGACGCGGGCTTCACCGGGCGGCTGTACGCGGTGAACAAGGCCCTCGGGGAGGACGAGAAGGACATCGCCGGGGTGCCCGCGCACCGGTCCGTCACCGACATCGAGGGGCCTGTCGACCTCGCGGTCGTCGCCGTCCCGGCCGCGTACGTGCCCGAGGTCGTCGCCCAGTGCGGTGAACACGGCGTGCAGGGGCTCGTGGTCGTCTCCGCCGGGTACGCCGAGAGCGGCCCCGACGGGCGCGAGCGCCAGCGCGAACTGGTGCGCCAGGCGCGTACGTACGGCATGCGCATCATCGGGCCGAACGCCTTCGGGATCATCAACACCGCCCCCGGTGTACGGCTCAACGCCTCGCTCGCCCCCGAGGCCCCGCGCTCCGGGCGCATCGGGCTCTTCGCCCAGTCCGGCGCCATCGGCATCGCACTGCTGTCCCGGCTGCACCGGCGCGGGGGAGGGGTCACCGGCGTCACCGGCGTCTCCACCTTCGTGTCGTCCGGCAACCGCGCGGACGTGTCGGGGAACGACGTCCTCCAGTACTGGTACGAGGACCCGGACACCGATGTCGTCCTCATGTACCTGGAGTCCATCGGCAACCCGCGCAAGTTCACCCGCCTCGCCCGGCGCACGGCGGCGGTCAAGCCGCTCGTGGTGGTACAGGGGGCGCGACATGGTTCCGCACCCCTGGGGCATGCCGTGCGCGCCACCCGGCTGCCCCACACCACCGTCTCCGCACTGCTGCGGCAGGCCGGGGTGATCCGGGTCGACACGATCACGGAACTCGTCGACGCGGGGTTGCTGCTGGCCCGGCAGCCCCTGCCGGCGGGGCCGCGGGTGGCGATTCTGGGGAACTCCGAGTCGTTGGGGCTGCTCACCTACGACGCGTGTCTCTCAGAGGGGTTGCGGCCGCTGCCCCCGCTGGATCTGACGACCGGGGCCTCGGCGCGGGACTTCTCCGGGGCCCTGTCGCGGGCGCTGGCCGACGACTCGTGCGACGCGGTCGTGGTCACGGCGATACCCGCGCTGGGGGAGACGTCACCCGGGGACGCGGCCCTGGCCGACGCACTGCGGTCCGCTGCCGCCGCGAATCCCTCAAAGCCGGTGCTGGTCGTGCACGTCGAGCTGGGTGGGCTCGCGGAGGCCTTGTCGGCCGCGGCCAGTACGGCACCACAGGCCGGTGACAGGGCGCCCGGCGCAGCGGGGGGTGCCCACCTTCCCCCACCCTCGGCCGCGCTTGAGCGGGGGGAAGCCGCCGCGGCCGAGGCGCACCTCATCCCCGCCTACCCGGCCGCCGAGCGGGCCGTTCGCGCACTCTCCGAAGCCGTGAACTACGCGCAGTGGCGGCGGGAGGCGGCCGACCCCGGGCGGGTGCCCGCGTACGAGGACATCGACGAGAAGGGGGCCGCCGAGCAGATCGACGCACTGCTGGCGCGGGGCGAGGGACTCACGCTCGACGCGGAGGAGACGGGCGCACTGCTCGCGCGGTACGGCATCCACCCGCGGCAGGCGCGACCCGCGCCCACGCCCGACGAGGCGGTGCGGGCGGCGGAGGCCATCGGCTACCCCGTCGCGCTCAAGACGACCGCCCCGCACCTGCGGCACCGGGCCGACCTGGGCGGCGTACGGCTCGACCTGGCGGACGAGGAGCAACTGCGGCGGGCGTACGCGGAGTTGACGGAGCTGTTCGGAGGGCCCGATGAGCTCCGTCCGGTCGTGCAGGGCATGGCCCCGCGCGGGGTCGACACGATCGTGCGGACGGTGGTGGACCCGGCGGCCGGGGCGGTGCTGTCGTTCGGGCTCGCCGGGCCCGCGTCGCAGCTGCTCGGGGACATGGCGCACCGCCTGATCCCGGCCACCGAGCGGGACGCGACCTCGCTGGTCCGGTCGATCCGGACCGCACCGCTCCTCTTCGGCTGGCGGGGTTCCGCCCCCGTCGACACGGAGGCGCTGGAGGAGCTGCTGCTGCGGGTCTCCCGACTGGTCGACGACCACCCCGAGGTCGTGGCGGTCTCCCTGGAGCCCGTCGTCGT from the Streptomyces sp. NBC_00310 genome contains:
- a CDS encoding M23 family metallopeptidase; the protein is MAFTRAPGKHRRPGRVKRTTTRNVGVAALTTTGVIGTLAAPALAAEEPAVEQTGLNQIIVLGDTVAEQVDAQALAQQQAAEVAAVKKKAQEEARKAAAEKAEQERAAAKEREEIKARAARAAERERLNTYVAPISGSYISTGYKAGGAVWSSGSHTGVDFHAASGTAVHAVGSGTVVEAGWGGAYGNNIVIKMTDGTYTQYGHLSSIGVSVGQTVTPGQQIGLSGATGNVTGAHLHFEARTTAEYGSDIDPAAYLRSHGVNV
- a CDS encoding GntR family transcriptional regulator, which translates into the protein MRIPAHSVCTAIRDDIVAGVYERGSRLTEELLARRYGVSRVPVREALRTLEAEGFVVTRRHAGACVAEPTEQEAADLLEMRMLLEPLGAARAAQRRTEAHLKVLRGLVRLGQERARRGNSEDLRSLGGWFHETLAQASGSPALTSTLAQLRHKIAWMYAIEAPANPVESWAEHGGIVDAVARGDSDRARTITSLHTERATAAHRLRFPSGAGGTERPDRVRTSQHPVNTPSLRH
- a CDS encoding HPr family phosphocarrier protein encodes the protein MAERRVNVGWAEGLHARPASIFVRATTASGIPVTIAKADGNPVNAASMLAVLGLGAQGGEEIVLASEAEGADIALDRLAKLVAEGLEELPETV
- a CDS encoding bifunctional acetate--CoA ligase family protein/GNAT family N-acetyltransferase encodes the protein MQTSSDRHEYPAHWEADVVLRDGGTARIRPITVDDAERLVSFYEQVSDESKYYRFFAPYPRLSAKDVHRFTHHDFVDRVGLAATVGGEFIATVRYDRIGADGTPASAPADEAEVAFLVQDAHQGRGVASALLEHIAAVARERDIRRFAAEVLPANSKMIKVFTDAGYQQKRSFEDGVVRLEFDLEPTDRSLAVQRAREQRAEARSVQRLLAPGSVAVIGAGRTPGGVGRSVLANLRDAGFTGRLYAVNKALGEDEKDIAGVPAHRSVTDIEGPVDLAVVAVPAAYVPEVVAQCGEHGVQGLVVVSAGYAESGPDGRERQRELVRQARTYGMRIIGPNAFGIINTAPGVRLNASLAPEAPRSGRIGLFAQSGAIGIALLSRLHRRGGGVTGVTGVSTFVSSGNRADVSGNDVLQYWYEDPDTDVVLMYLESIGNPRKFTRLARRTAAVKPLVVVQGARHGSAPLGHAVRATRLPHTTVSALLRQAGVIRVDTITELVDAGLLLARQPLPAGPRVAILGNSESLGLLTYDACLSEGLRPLPPLDLTTGASARDFSGALSRALADDSCDAVVVTAIPALGETSPGDAALADALRSAAAANPSKPVLVVHVELGGLAEALSAAASTAPQAGDRAPGAAGGAHLPPPSAALERGEAAAAEAHLIPAYPAAERAVRALSEAVNYAQWRREAADPGRVPAYEDIDEKGAAEQIDALLARGEGLTLDAEETGALLARYGIHPRQARPAPTPDEAVRAAEAIGYPVALKTTAPHLRHRADLGGVRLDLADEEQLRRAYAELTELFGGPDELRPVVQGMAPRGVDTIVRTVVDPAAGAVLSFGLAGPASQLLGDMAHRLIPATERDATSLVRSIRTAPLLFGWRGSAPVDTEALEELLLRVSRLVDDHPEVVAVSLEPVVVAPHGLSVLGATVRLARPPARDDLGPRTLPVY